A genomic stretch from Bacillus sp. E(2018) includes:
- a CDS encoding ammonium transporter: protein MEDIVFSLNSVWLILGALLVILMQGGFILLEAGSTRMKNAGHIAGKTVFTFGLASIVFWAVGYGFIFGGNSNFFIGLSDFFYSGDQAEGMAYSTAAFFMFQLAFAGISLTIAFGGFAERAKLSAYLVFAILFSVAVYPVVAHWIWGGGWLAEHGKQDFAGSTVVHLTGAMAAFAATLLLKPRIGKFNKNGTSNNIFGHNQVYTALGVIVLWVGWFGFNGGSTFVVDDGFFGFVALNTNLAAGAGAVAALIISWMVLGKSDIPTILNGALAGLVAITASCAFVETWAAVLIGFVAGILVFYSVKFFDRLKIDDPIYALSVHGAAGVWGTLSTGLFATPELATVGKPGLFYGGGFSQLGVQAMGVSVSALYAFVVSFVLLYAMKKVMKGLRVSEEEEIIGLDVSEHGNYGYPEAFIANEEKNRIAN, encoded by the coding sequence ATGGAAGATATCGTGTTTTCATTAAACAGTGTTTGGCTTATTTTAGGTGCACTTCTTGTTATTTTAATGCAAGGTGGGTTTATCTTACTTGAAGCGGGATCGACACGAATGAAAAATGCAGGACATATTGCAGGCAAGACTGTCTTTACATTTGGTTTAGCATCAATCGTATTTTGGGCAGTCGGATATGGATTTATTTTTGGTGGTAACTCTAACTTTTTTATCGGCTTGTCAGATTTCTTCTATTCTGGTGATCAAGCGGAAGGGATGGCCTATTCAACAGCAGCATTCTTCATGTTTCAACTTGCGTTTGCAGGCATCTCGTTAACGATTGCGTTCGGAGGATTTGCTGAACGAGCAAAATTATCTGCTTATCTCGTGTTTGCAATTCTTTTCTCAGTTGCAGTCTATCCGGTTGTTGCTCATTGGATCTGGGGCGGAGGATGGTTAGCGGAACATGGCAAGCAAGATTTTGCTGGATCGACAGTCGTTCATTTAACAGGTGCGATGGCAGCCTTTGCCGCGACATTGCTCTTGAAACCGCGTATTGGAAAGTTTAATAAGAATGGTACGTCTAACAACATTTTCGGTCACAACCAAGTATATACAGCATTAGGAGTTATCGTTCTTTGGGTAGGATGGTTTGGTTTTAATGGCGGGAGTACCTTTGTTGTTGATGATGGATTCTTCGGATTTGTTGCGTTAAATACTAATCTTGCAGCTGGTGCAGGTGCGGTAGCTGCACTTATTATCTCTTGGATGGTTTTGGGTAAATCTGATATTCCGACGATCTTAAATGGTGCGTTAGCAGGACTTGTTGCGATTACAGCTTCTTGTGCGTTCGTTGAAACGTGGGCAGCCGTTCTAATTGGGTTTGTTGCAGGAATCTTAGTATTCTATTCAGTGAAATTTTTCGATAGATTAAAAATAGATGATCCGATCTATGCGTTGAGCGTTCATGGAGCTGCAGGAGTTTGGGGAACGTTATCTACAGGGTTATTCGCGACACCAGAACTTGCTACGGTTGGGAAGCCTGGTTTGTTCTATGGCGGTGGATTCTCGCAGCTTGGCGTTCAAGCGATGGGGGTATCTGTGTCAGCGTTGTACGCTTTTGTTGTTTCATTCGTTCTTTTATATGCTATGAAAAAAGTAATGAAAGGTCTTCGCGTTTCAGAAGAAGAAGAAATTATCGGTCTGGATGTTAGTGAACACGGAAACTATGGCTATCCAGAG
- a CDS encoding bile acid:sodium symporter family protein, which yields MRFVEKVSKAAGNTFAIWVILFAILAFLIPGGFTWIAPYIPLLLGIIMFGMGLTLSLNDFKEVFQAPKSVFIGVAAQYTVMPLLAFGLATVFQLQPEVAVGVILVGCCPGGTASNVMTFLAKGNTALSVAVTSVATLLAPILTPALTLLFASKWLSVSASSLLLSIVQIVLVPICLGLIVKLLFRKHVEKSVAALPLVSVVGIVAVASAVVAANAKQIAETGLLIISIVVLHNVLGLLIGFLIAKGLKLDFADQKAISIEVGMQNSGLGAALAVAHFSPLSAVPSAIFSVWHNISGPLLATWWGKRAERDAAQMRTHSASSKVL from the coding sequence ATGAGATTTGTAGAGAAAGTAAGTAAGGCAGCAGGCAACACCTTTGCCATTTGGGTGATTCTTTTCGCCATTCTAGCATTTTTGATTCCAGGAGGCTTCACATGGATCGCTCCCTATATTCCTCTCTTATTAGGAATTATCATGTTCGGGATGGGGCTAACCCTGTCTTTGAATGATTTTAAGGAAGTGTTTCAAGCTCCAAAGAGTGTTTTCATTGGCGTGGCAGCTCAGTATACGGTTATGCCGCTCTTGGCTTTTGGATTAGCTACGGTATTTCAATTACAGCCAGAAGTAGCAGTAGGGGTGATTTTAGTAGGTTGCTGTCCCGGTGGAACGGCATCAAACGTGATGACTTTTTTAGCAAAAGGTAACACCGCCTTATCCGTTGCGGTAACATCGGTGGCAACATTACTCGCCCCGATCTTAACACCAGCCCTTACACTGCTGTTTGCGAGCAAATGGCTCTCAGTTTCAGCGAGCAGCTTGCTTCTGTCGATCGTGCAGATCGTACTCGTTCCTATATGTTTAGGGCTTATCGTAAAATTATTATTTCGTAAACATGTTGAAAAAAGCGTTGCTGCATTACCACTAGTATCTGTAGTTGGAATCGTAGCTGTAGCATCAGCTGTTGTAGCCGCCAACGCAAAACAAATTGCAGAGACAGGATTATTAATCATATCTATCGTGGTTCTTCACAATGTGCTAGGACTTTTAATCGGTTTTCTAATCGCGAAAGGTCTGAAGCTGGATTTTGCAGATCAAAAAGCCATTTCCATTGAAGTCGGGATGCAGAATTCTGGTTTAGGCGCGGCCCTTGCAGTGGCTCATTTTTCACCATTGTCTGCCGTGCCAAGTGCAATCTTTAGTGTGTGGCACAACATATCAGGACCATTGCTTGCAACATGGTGGGGGAAAAGAGCGGAACGTGATGCCGCGCAAATGAGAACTCACTCTGCATCATCTAAAGTACTTTGA
- the abc-f gene encoding ribosomal protection-like ABC-F family protein yields the protein MTTVLQVKRLQKKFGDKEILKDISFDIMQGEKIGLVGWNGSGKTTLVNILMKCINHDHGSITTWPENLHMGYLPQSTDYVLDVERELMETGEDLLRTSKKLGLQKHLLQKNELQHLSGGERLKVSIAKIWANNPEFLILDEPTNHLDLKGINWLTEEVQNYSGAAIIISHDRYFLDQSVEKIFELEDGILTVYEGNYSAYRKEKQRRFQQQQRDYEKQQRKIQMIQQQVNTLKTWSDKAHREAGKGGTAAENRQMGLKEYERMKAKKKDNQIKSKLKRLNLELSKTGIDKPKEESDVFFQFDSTGKRGKRLIEARDLAKQYGDRILFKESHFYIKHGERIALQGPNGSGKTTFIKMLLGEESVTKGSIWKSESMNIAYLSQDVSDLPEEKTVYEYFDLHEKYQLTQARTIFANMGIEDRKLSKPIRHLSLGERTRVKLVLMILQEYDVLILDEPTNHLDLPSREQLEETLSQFSGTLIIVSHDRFFVEKLCDKLLVIEDQQLKRMEVGLSELENRSKRSTVEGAQQLAEELVLVENKITEMIGKISFCKTGTDEYKKVDQELEMLMSKKRQLIQKISL from the coding sequence ATGACGACAGTATTACAAGTTAAACGATTGCAGAAAAAATTTGGTGATAAAGAAATTTTAAAAGACATTTCATTTGATATCATGCAAGGTGAAAAAATTGGACTAGTAGGATGGAATGGCAGTGGGAAAACAACGCTCGTTAACATTCTTATGAAATGTATCAATCACGATCATGGATCAATTACGACCTGGCCGGAAAATCTGCACATGGGGTATTTACCACAATCAACAGATTATGTGTTAGATGTTGAACGGGAATTGATGGAAACAGGTGAAGATTTGCTGCGAACGAGTAAGAAGTTAGGACTTCAAAAACATTTGCTTCAAAAAAATGAATTACAACATTTAAGTGGTGGAGAACGACTCAAGGTATCTATCGCTAAAATATGGGCAAATAATCCGGAGTTCTTAATTTTAGATGAACCGACAAATCATTTAGATCTAAAAGGAATCAATTGGCTTACAGAAGAGGTTCAAAACTATAGCGGTGCAGCCATTATCATCTCTCACGATCGATACTTTCTTGATCAATCGGTAGAGAAAATTTTTGAACTAGAAGACGGAATTCTCACCGTTTACGAAGGAAACTATTCAGCATATAGAAAAGAGAAACAGCGCAGATTCCAACAACAACAAAGAGATTATGAGAAACAACAAAGAAAAATACAAATGATTCAGCAGCAAGTGAACACGTTAAAAACGTGGTCTGATAAAGCTCACAGGGAAGCAGGTAAGGGAGGAACGGCAGCTGAGAACAGACAGATGGGGCTCAAAGAATATGAAAGGATGAAAGCGAAGAAAAAAGATAACCAGATTAAGTCAAAATTGAAGCGTTTGAATCTAGAACTCTCAAAGACAGGGATCGATAAGCCGAAAGAAGAAAGTGACGTTTTCTTTCAATTTGATTCCACAGGAAAGAGAGGGAAAAGACTCATTGAAGCACGTGATTTAGCGAAACAATACGGAGATCGTATCCTCTTTAAGGAAAGTCACTTTTATATCAAACACGGAGAAAGAATAGCATTACAGGGTCCGAACGGTTCGGGGAAGACAACATTTATTAAGATGTTACTTGGGGAAGAGTCTGTAACGAAGGGGTCTATTTGGAAGAGTGAATCTATGAATATTGCTTATCTTTCTCAAGATGTGAGCGACCTTCCTGAAGAAAAAACGGTTTATGAATACTTTGATTTACACGAGAAGTATCAGTTAACTCAGGCAAGAACAATCTTTGCTAACATGGGGATCGAGGACCGAAAACTTTCGAAGCCAATCCGTCACTTGAGTTTAGGAGAGCGGACGCGCGTTAAACTGGTCCTGATGATATTGCAGGAATACGATGTGCTTATTTTGGATGAACCGACAAATCATTTGGATCTACCGAGTCGAGAGCAGTTGGAGGAAACCTTGTCGCAGTTTTCAGGTACGCTTATCATCGTCTCGCACGACCGCTTTTTCGTTGAAAAGCTGTGTGATAAATTGCTAGTTATTGAGGATCAGCAGCTCAAGAGGATGGAGGTTGGACTTAGTGAACTCGAAAACCGGAGTAAAAGATCTACAGTTGAAGGTGCTCAGCAGCTGGCTGAGGAATTAGTTTTGGTAGAGAACAAGATTACGGAAATGATCGGGAAAATTAGTTTTTGTAAAACGGGGACTGATGAGTATAAAAAGGTTGATCAGGAGTTAGAAATGTTAATGAGTAAAAAGCGCCAGCTCATACAAAAAATATCTCTGTAA
- a CDS encoding M14 family zinc carboxypeptidase, translated as MKRCKKWLSSALVLSTVAGIAFSTMESGATPQIAEASSLKIQPEESVSLVQLAVPNTKEAMKRIEELGIDLTHRMHVHNGRIEVDAVVTPSEVTMLKLYGINVKETLITESQLNQRATERKMAVKQEQKLTAAEETVTILRANHFTNQSDTFLYVEAKSTSGAVTSTILTAKWTENGEEKTATLQQIQDAGEYLYHSLMLPVTAIPKDITIESSLGGSATSSVTEWLGEGKPDKPGKHYVKNFVDHYMDPTEINARIENLVKEYPELAEIVEMPNKTNGYRRQAQATIGTLQNTAVVVTSRDWGHEGGNAISVELKKASASGAPLSVGTSGSKIIVTLATDAAGNAKSTAKEVVDLLNAEVSNLVSATTYRGNAGNGIVEPGVSNLSDNLKAPASVSRDPFTVKAIRIGKHRDGSKPGVLGYSQEHAREWVTPLVSVETAERLLRNYSHDKETKKLVDNLDIFIVPSMNPDGGHYSFYDFNSQRKNMTNHCSPTQSDNGYRNSWGVDLNRNHDVGSAFDGYVGASTTNCLSGTYAGPSEHSEPESRNLVWLTDENPNIRFAMNIHSYGGYFMWSPGAYTPERETLPRPSAGEEAYYWQASDHILKEIKKHRGTVILPSRTGPIPDVLYSAAGNSADHLWYEKGIYAWNFEVGADLWNKETKRWELVGFQPPFEEGHEEAMEFSNGLLGLIDVAYQYSKDKKAPKSSITPNGGRHEDKVEVSFKTSEPATIYYTLDGSRPTFNSQKLALSGTREGPETLTFEKTTTLNWFSVDASKNVENQYEPGNNKKYNTKTFFIK; from the coding sequence ATGAAAAGATGTAAGAAATGGCTATCTTCTGCACTCGTACTATCTACAGTTGCAGGGATAGCCTTTTCGACAATGGAATCTGGTGCAACGCCCCAAATCGCTGAAGCTTCATCTCTTAAAATACAGCCAGAAGAATCTGTTTCTCTCGTTCAGTTGGCTGTTCCAAACACAAAAGAAGCGATGAAGAGGATTGAAGAACTCGGTATCGATCTGACGCACAGGATGCATGTTCATAATGGACGAATTGAGGTAGATGCGGTCGTAACACCATCTGAAGTTACGATGCTAAAGCTCTATGGAATTAACGTAAAAGAAACGCTCATCACAGAAAGTCAACTCAACCAGCGCGCAACAGAAAGAAAAATGGCAGTTAAGCAAGAACAAAAGCTAACAGCTGCTGAAGAAACAGTTACAATCCTCAGAGCAAATCACTTCACGAATCAATCAGACACTTTCCTTTACGTTGAAGCCAAATCCACATCTGGTGCAGTAACGAGCACGATTCTTACTGCTAAATGGACAGAGAATGGAGAAGAAAAAACGGCAACATTACAACAGATTCAAGATGCTGGAGAGTACCTGTATCATTCCTTAATGCTGCCAGTTACAGCGATACCAAAAGATATAACTATCGAAAGCTCGCTCGGAGGTTCAGCTACGTCTTCAGTAACCGAATGGCTAGGTGAGGGAAAGCCGGACAAGCCTGGTAAACATTATGTAAAGAACTTTGTTGATCATTATATGGACCCCACAGAAATCAACGCGAGAATTGAAAACTTGGTAAAAGAATATCCAGAGCTCGCTGAAATAGTGGAGATGCCGAACAAGACGAACGGTTACCGCAGACAAGCTCAAGCGACAATAGGAACGTTGCAAAACACAGCTGTTGTTGTGACGTCAAGAGATTGGGGACATGAAGGCGGAAATGCAATCAGCGTTGAATTGAAAAAGGCATCTGCTTCAGGTGCTCCTCTTTCTGTTGGTACGAGCGGAAGCAAAATCATCGTTACGCTGGCAACAGATGCTGCAGGTAACGCGAAAAGTACAGCAAAGGAAGTTGTAGATCTTTTGAATGCAGAAGTTAGTAATCTTGTCTCTGCTACGACCTATCGTGGCAATGCGGGTAATGGAATTGTAGAGCCTGGGGTTTCCAACCTATCAGATAATTTAAAAGCACCAGCTTCTGTATCGCGTGATCCATTTACTGTTAAAGCGATTCGTATCGGGAAACACCGAGATGGCTCAAAGCCTGGGGTACTCGGTTACTCACAAGAACACGCTCGTGAATGGGTAACACCACTGGTTTCCGTTGAGACTGCTGAACGACTGTTACGAAACTATTCGCATGATAAAGAGACCAAGAAACTGGTTGATAATCTTGATATCTTTATTGTTCCGTCCATGAATCCAGATGGAGGGCACTATAGTTTTTATGACTTTAATTCACAGCGTAAGAACATGACGAATCATTGCTCACCCACTCAATCTGATAATGGATACCGCAATTCTTGGGGCGTTGATTTGAATCGAAACCATGATGTGGGTTCTGCTTTTGATGGGTATGTTGGAGCATCAACAACGAATTGTTTAAGTGGCACATATGCGGGACCTAGCGAGCATTCTGAACCAGAAAGCCGAAATCTAGTGTGGTTAACGGATGAGAATCCAAACATTAGATTTGCTATGAACATTCATAGCTATGGCGGTTATTTCATGTGGTCACCAGGTGCGTATACGCCAGAACGTGAAACATTGCCTCGTCCATCTGCTGGTGAAGAAGCTTATTATTGGCAAGCATCAGATCATATTCTAAAAGAGATCAAAAAGCATCGTGGAACGGTTATTCTTCCGAGTCGAACAGGACCGATTCCAGATGTTCTTTATTCCGCTGCAGGAAACTCAGCAGATCACCTCTGGTATGAAAAAGGAATCTATGCATGGAATTTTGAAGTAGGTGCTGATCTTTGGAACAAAGAAACAAAACGTTGGGAACTGGTTGGTTTTCAGCCACCGTTTGAAGAAGGGCATGAGGAAGCCATGGAGTTCTCAAACGGATTGTTAGGACTTATTGATGTGGCGTATCAATATTCAAAAGATAAGAAAGCGCCAAAATCAAGTATTACCCCAAATGGTGGAAGACACGAAGATAAAGTTGAAGTCAGCTTCAAAACGAGTGAGCCTGCTACGATTTACTACACGTTAGATGGCAGCCGTCCAACGTTTAATTCTCAAAAGTTAGCATTGAGTGGTACACGTGAAGGACCAGAAACGTTAACGTTTGAAAAGACAACAACGTTAAACTGGTTCTCGGTCGATGCGAGTAAAAATGTAGAGAATCAATACGAACCTGGAAACAACAAGAAGTACAACACGAAGACTTTCTTTATTAAATAA
- a CDS encoding GNAT family protein, translating to MEIKNIFTNLPTLETGRLLLRKLTLEDAQDMFLYGSDAEVSRYVTWDVHQTLEDTKDFIRFVKSKYGKGELAPWGIVLKETNKLIGTIDFVSWQINHKTAEIGYVIAKNYWGQGIATEAGKEILNYGFKNMNLVRIQARCFIENGGSEGVMKKLGMKYEGTLRKAMFTKGEHRDLKVYAVLNEEFEVKHNH from the coding sequence TTGGAAATAAAGAATATATTTACAAACTTACCAACGTTAGAAACAGGGCGTCTTCTATTAAGAAAATTAACTTTGGAGGATGCACAAGATATGTTCCTCTATGGATCGGATGCTGAAGTGTCACGCTATGTAACTTGGGACGTGCACCAAACGTTAGAGGATACAAAGGATTTCATCAGGTTCGTGAAAAGTAAATATGGAAAAGGTGAATTAGCCCCTTGGGGAATTGTTTTAAAAGAAACCAACAAATTAATCGGTACGATCGACTTTGTCTCATGGCAGATCAATCATAAAACCGCTGAGATCGGTTATGTAATCGCGAAGAACTATTGGGGTCAGGGAATTGCGACTGAAGCGGGTAAGGAAATTCTGAATTACGGTTTTAAGAACATGAATTTAGTACGAATTCAGGCAAGATGTTTTATAGAGAACGGTGGATCTGAAGGAGTTATGAAAAAGCTAGGAATGAAATATGAAGGTACGTTAAGAAAAGCGATGTTTACAAAAGGAGAGCATCGAGATCTAAAGGTGTACGCGGTTTTAAATGAAGAGTTTGAAGTGAAGCATAACCATTAA